A single genomic interval of Nitrospinota bacterium harbors:
- a CDS encoding AAA family ATPase translates to MYEKHWGLKELPFENVPDPRFMYYSPHHEEALTRLIYTAQARKGAAMLTGEIGSGKTILSRVFIREISNEKFEIALIANPSLSPADFLKEILYQLGVEDDSQSKADFLHALNEEMLKNMKNSKDTIIIIDEAQVIKDKEIFEELRLLLNFQLNERFLFTLILIGQPELKKQIEDIPQLEQRIAIKYHLRYLDIEQTAKYIFHRLKTAGMDKGIFTKEAIEKIYEETKGVPRRINNLCDLSLLVGYSLKLNVIDSKTIIKAIEDGR, encoded by the coding sequence TTGTATGAAAAGCATTGGGGTTTAAAAGAACTCCCGTTTGAAAATGTGCCTGACCCGAGATTTATGTATTACTCTCCCCATCATGAAGAAGCCTTAACACGATTAATCTATACTGCACAAGCTCGCAAGGGAGCAGCTATGCTTACCGGAGAGATTGGTAGTGGTAAAACAATATTAAGCCGCGTATTTATTCGAGAAATTTCTAATGAAAAATTTGAGATAGCTTTAATAGCTAACCCAAGTTTATCTCCTGCTGACTTTTTAAAAGAAATCTTATACCAATTAGGTGTAGAAGATGATTCTCAGTCCAAAGCTGATTTCCTCCATGCCCTTAATGAAGAAATGCTAAAGAATATGAAAAACTCTAAAGATACTATTATTATAATCGATGAGGCCCAGGTAATAAAAGATAAAGAGATCTTCGAAGAGCTGAGACTCCTCTTAAATTTTCAATTAAACGAAAGGTTCTTGTTCACCCTTATACTTATTGGACAACCAGAGCTTAAAAAGCAGATTGAAGATATTCCACAATTAGAACAACGAATAGCCATAAAATATCACCTTCGGTATCTTGATATTGAACAAACTGCAAAATATATATTTCATCGATTAAAAACTGCAGGAATGGATAAAGGCATTTTTACTAAAGAGGCTATCGAAAAGATATACGAAGAGACAAAGGGAGTACCAAGAAGGATAAATAATCTCTGTGACCTAAGTTTGCTTGTTGGATATAGTCTAAAATTAAATGTTATTGACTCAAAGACTATTATTAAAGCTATAGAAGATGGAAGATGA
- a CDS encoding type III pantothenate kinase — translation MLLVMDIGNSNIALGIFDGKDLIQHWRIGTIKNKTKDEYGILIKELFHLNNIKEKSIKNIALSCVVPPLLPTIVEMYGKYLGITPMVIEPGIKTGMPILYDNPRDVGADRIVNSVAAFEKYGGPVIVIDFGTATTFDAVSKKGEYLGGVISPGIIISSEALFEHAAKLPRIEFVKPKKVIGKNTIWSMQSGIIYGYAGLVDAIVARMKREIDGNPSVISTGGLADIISPESKMIKTVDPLLTLEGLRIIFERNKD, via the coding sequence ATGTTATTAGTGATGGACATTGGAAATTCTAATATAGCTTTGGGTATTTTTGACGGAAAAGATTTAATTCAACATTGGCGCATAGGTACAATAAAGAACAAAACAAAAGATGAGTATGGCATCCTTATAAAAGAACTCTTCCACTTGAATAATATTAAAGAAAAGAGTATTAAAAATATTGCCCTGTCCTGTGTTGTCCCTCCCCTTCTGCCAACTATAGTTGAAATGTATGGAAAATATCTCGGAATAACCCCAATGGTTATAGAACCAGGGATAAAAACAGGGATGCCTATTTTGTATGATAACCCAAGAGATGTGGGAGCTGATAGGATCGTCAATAGTGTAGCAGCCTTTGAAAAATATGGTGGTCCTGTAATTGTAATCGACTTCGGCACAGCTACAACCTTTGATGCTGTATCAAAAAAAGGTGAGTATTTAGGTGGGGTGATATCCCCTGGCATTATTATATCTTCAGAAGCTCTATTTGAACATGCCGCAAAATTACCGAGGATTGAGTTTGTTAAGCCTAAAAAGGTTATAGGGAAAAATACCATATGGAGCATGCAATCAGGAATAATCTATGGATACGCCGGATTGGTTGATGCAATCGTAGCGAGAATGAAAAGAGAAATTGATGGAAACCCTTCAGTCATATCTACAGGTGGATTGGCTGATATTATATCTCCTGAGTCTAAAATGATTAAAACTGTTGATCCATTGTTAACTTTGGAAGGACTAAGAATAATCTTTGAAAGAAATAAAGATTAG
- a CDS encoding biotin--[acetyl-CoA-carboxylase] ligase gives MYKEVDSTNRRAIELAEKGEDEGTVIISETQSKGRGRLGRSWLSPLEVGIYLSIILRPKIPPKESFLIVFLTGIAVIESIKKVTSLSPTLKWPNDILVNDKKIGGILIEMKSKKDKIDYLVDGIGVNVNTDTSLFPKEIQEKSTSLKKVIGKDIDRNRLIKKILYFFEKWYLEYINKGKDKILREYHKYANITGRLVRVNELKRSIEGTVIGINENGLLLLKVNNKIEKISSGDITFIDK, from the coding sequence GAGCTTGCTGAAAAAGGGGAAGACGAGGGCACTGTCATCATATCCGAAACACAATCAAAAGGTAGAGGGAGACTCGGACGTTCTTGGTTATCTCCTTTAGAGGTTGGAATATATCTTTCTATTATTTTAAGACCCAAAATCCCCCCTAAAGAGTCATTTTTGATTGTTTTTTTAACTGGAATAGCTGTTATAGAATCTATCAAAAAGGTAACATCACTCTCTCCAACACTAAAATGGCCGAATGATATTTTAGTTAATGATAAAAAAATTGGTGGGATCTTGATTGAAATGAAATCAAAAAAAGATAAGATAGATTATCTTGTAGATGGAATAGGGGTTAATGTAAATACTGATACTTCATTATTTCCAAAAGAGATTCAAGAAAAATCTACATCTCTTAAGAAGGTAATTGGGAAGGATATCGACAGAAACAGATTAATAAAAAAAATCCTTTATTTTTTTGAAAAATGGTATTTAGAATATATAAACAAAGGCAAAGATAAGATACTAAGAGAATATCATAAATATGCAAATATAACGGGAAGATTGGTCAGGGTAAACGAGTTGAAAAGATCGATCGAGGGTACGGTTATCGGTATTAACGAAAATGGCTTATTACTTTTAAAAGTAAACAACAAGATAGAAAAGATTAGTAGTGGAGATATTACATTTATTGATAAATGA